A single genomic interval of Daucus carota subsp. sativus chromosome 1, DH1 v3.0, whole genome shotgun sequence harbors:
- the LOC108211860 gene encoding uncharacterized protein LOC108211860, with amino-acid sequence MSLILRLRGVLPNGMFLRPNVCRADGYNSCGLVREYGQAVRKVEEEQDEEVEYDQRRLPTDYDPATFDPTEHRSPPTERVWRLVDEMAGLTLMEAAEFGSIMMKKMGMKEPPVVGMMKPGAGLGAMGAMKGPAAAKEEAIPEKTAFELKLESFDAPAKIKVIKEVRSFTDLGLKEAKELVEKIPAVFKKGVSKEEAEQIIEKMKAIGAKVVME; translated from the coding sequence ATGAGTTTGATTTTGAGATTAAGGGGGGTTTTGCCGAATGGGATGTTTTTAAGACCGAATGTATGTCGTGCTGATGGATATAACTCGTGTGGGTTGGTTCGGGAATATGGTCAAGCTGTGAGGAAAGTTGAGGAAGAGCAGGATGAAGAAGTTGAGTATGACCAAAGGAGGCTCCCGACTGATTATGACCCAGCTACGTTTGATCCAACGGAGCATCGTAGTCCTCCTACGGAACGTGTGTGGAGGCTTGTTGATGAAATGGCGGGACTTACGTTGATGGAAGCTGCGGAGTTTGGTTCGATTATGATGAAGAAGATGGGTATGAAGGAACCCCCGGTTGTTGGTATGATGAAACCTGGTGCTGGGTTGGGTGCTATGGGTGCAATGAAGGGACCGGCCGCAGCGAAGGAGGAGGCGATTCCGGAGAAGACTGCGTTTGAACTGAAGTTGGAGTCATTTGATGCACCTGCAAAGATTAAGGTGATTAAAGAAGTGAGATCGTTTACGGATTTGGGGCTTAAAGAAGCCAAGGAATTGGTGGAGAAGATTCCTGCAGTTTTTAAGAAAGGGGTGTCGAAAGAAGAAGCAGAACAGATTATCGAGAAGATGAAAGCTATTGGTGCCAAAGTTGTCATGGAATGA